The Gemmatimonadota bacterium genome contains the following window.
CGCGTTATTGTCTGCGGAACAGACCGCGACGCCCATCGCCTCGCTATGGCTAAAGGCGCAGAACACACCGTAGATGTCACGCGCGAAAATATATCCGAATGTGTCCGCTCGCTCAACAGCGACGGTGCCGATATTGTCATCGAATGTGCTGGTGCTGCCGCCTCCATCGATCAATGCCTCGACGCCGTGCGTCCCCTCGGCACATTCACACAGGTGGCACTGGTCGAACACCCCGTTGAAGTGAATTGGGGCAAAATCATCTACAAACAGCTCTCCATAAACAGTTCTATTGCCCAGAACTGGCCCAGTTGGCAACGCGCCCTCGAAATGGTCATCGCCAAAACAATAGATCCCTCGGCATACATATCCCACAGGCTGCCACTCGAAAATTGGGAACAAGCATTTGATGGCGCAGAGCGACAGGAGGGATTAAAATACGTCCTGTACCCTTAACCCACCGGCACAGTCACCAGGATGTGTTCAATCCAATCGTCGCTGTCATTGATCAACTGGTGATACGTATAAGGCGGTAAATGTACGGCATCGCCCGGCTCCACGGGATAAATCTCGTCATCGATCTTCATCTTGCCATGGCCGCGCGTAAAATAATAAATCTGTTCTTTGTCATCGTGCATGTGGTAATCGCCCGCCTTGCGGCTCTGCATCATGTGCAGGGTAAATCCCGATGCTGCCAACATCGGTGCTTCTTCCTCGCTCAAACCAGCAGACCCCTTCTGCCTGAAAATCGACCAGATCAACGCCGTTTCATGGCCCACTGTGGGCGTGGCATCTTGCCAATTGCGAATCACCATCTGTCTTTCCTCCATTTTAAGTGTTGATGTTCAACGCCGCATCGATCTCTGCCTGATATTCATACAACTCGCCGCTTTCGATCTCTGCGGCCGTCACAGTGCGACCTGCGCGAGCAGACTCGCAAATCGCATAAATTGCCGCAACATCCTTCATTCCCTCAAGGCCATCGACCTCAATCGGGTCATCATTCAGGACAGCACAGGCGAGTTCGTATTGTTCATAAGCGATCAATTTCCAATCCACTGCCTGATCGCCCACACTGTTTTTGGTGGGGAAAAAATGATCTAAGAGAGGATGCAATTCAAAATCGTCAACAGCACTCAGAATCGCATTCTGGTCTCTCACCTCCCCATCTCCCGACTGCCATATCGCCTGACTCCCGCGACTTCCGTAGCTCTGCAAACACCCTTTATCGCCCAAAATCAACTGACTGCGGCATGCGCCGTGCCCCCCAATGCCCACAATAAAACTCACCATCACGCCGCTTTCCATCTTCATCATCGCCATCGCCGTATCTTCTGCCGTAGCGGGAACTTCGTCGGGCATCGCGCGAAAACGCTGCTGATAAAATTCATACCGATCGCCAATGGACTGTTGTTTTTTGCGCACCGGCTCCACCAGACGCGTATCGCCATATACCTCAACCACATTACCGAGTTGATACCGAATCAGATCCGCATAGTGTACCCCCATATCGATCAACGGTCCCCCGCGGTCTTTTAAATGCCGCCAGGGCGTGATAAAAATTTCATTGCCGCCGCGCAAGGCGTGGAGCGTCGCCATATAAGGCGTTCCGATTCGCCCGGTATCCAGCAAATGGCGCGTCAGCCGCGCCGAAGGATCGCGCCGATAATTTTCAGCAACCGACAGTTTTCGCCCGTTGCGCTCCGCCGCCTCATTCATAGCATGGCATGCTTTTACAGAAATAGCCATAGGTTTTTCAACCAGCACGTGCAACCCCAGATCCAATGCCTCACACACCACCGTGTGATGCACCGACGGATCGGTGACCACATCGACAGCCATCAAATCGGGAATCGCTTGCGCCATCTCTTCTATAGACGTAAATACGGGAGGTTTTGAACCGAGCAACTGCTCGGCCTCTCTCGCAGCCATTTCTGCATTGTCTCGATTGAGGTCGCACAAAGCGCACAATTCAATATTATTAAACGGCGTCTTCGCCAGTTCGCGCAACCCATACAAATGGCGCGTCCCCATACCGCCACAACCGATCAGGGCGAGTTTGAGTTTGTCCATATCTTCTCCTTTGAATCGTGTAAAAAAGCAGGTGCAAGGTGCAAAGTCTGAAGAGCAAAGTCAAATACTCCCTCAGCCCCTCTGCCTTAAGCAATATGTAAAATTTTTATCCTTCTAAAAAATGCCCTCTTGCATTTTGAAACAAAATTGGGTAACTCTATCACTAATATAAAAAAGTAATGGGAGATTTCTGGCTATACGCTATTCAACCCGCAATCGCGGAGTGCATTATGGTTATCGCAAAAAACATTGTCAAAACCTTCAAATTATCGCGGCAGCAAAAACGCGAAATGGGAGATGGTTTTGAGGGCAATACCATTGACGCAGTGTGCGACATCAGCTTCACCTGTCAGCCAGGTCGCGTCTTCGCGCTATTGGGTCCCAATGGCGCAGGAAAAACCACTGCATTGCGCATGATTGCCACCATGCTCAAACCCACTTCGGGCAGCATATCTGTCGCGGAATACGACACTGTAACACAAAGTCAAGCCGTACGCGAAAATCTCGGCTTTCTCACCGGCAACACGGGTTTGTACGATCGCCTGACACCCAATGAAATGGTGCGCTACTTTGCCGACCTGCACGGCATGAACAGCGCCGATTACAACACGCGGCGCGACCACCTCTTTGCCCTCCTCGACATGGAAGCCTTTGCAAACCGCCGCATTGGCAAACTCTCCACGGGCATGAAACAAAAAGTCTCCATTGTACGCACGATCATACACGACCCCGATGTCATTGTATTCGACGAACCCACCGATGGTCTCGATGTCGTCACCTCGCGCAATATCGTACACCTCATCCGCGACTGCCGGGACGCGGGAAAAACCGTCATCTTTTCCACGCACCGCATGGGTGAAGTCAGCCTGCTCAGCGACGACCTCGCCATCATTCACAAAGGCCAATTGCAGTTTAACGGCACCTTAGAAGACTTTCAAAACCAGATGCAAACCCCCACGCTGGAAGACGAATTTATTCGCATCGTTGAAAACGAATAGACGAACCCAGCCCAACCACCCAAAACCTCTGGATTGCGGCTAACACCATGCCGCAATGACACCTACCGTTCGTCACGCCTGCAGGCCTTAAGCAGGCGTCCAGTGGATTTAGGCACGAAACTTATTTGACCGACCAATAAGAGGTCCCCATGAAAACAATCCTCACCATCTTCAAAAAAGAATTTAAGGACATCACGCGCGACCGGCGTTCGATGATGATGATGTTCATCATACCAATGCTGTTATTCCCGCTGTTATTCACAATTGCGGCTGTCTTTACTGCTCGTCAGACCCAAAAAGTCAGGACCAAAACACTTGAAGTTGCTCTGATCACCAATGGCAATGCAGAGGCATTCCGCGAAACCCTGCTCAAGCGCGACGACCTGAAGATTCGAGAAGACATCACAGAAGACATAATCCCTCAGCTCATCCGATCAGACAGCATAGATGCAGCCATTCGCGTTGACGAGCAATTCGATGCCCAAATCACCGACTTACAACGCGGTCAAATCCATCTCTATTTCAAATCCTCCAGAGATATGGACGCATCCCGCAATCGCCTGACAAGTCTAATTCGAGACTACGAAAACCAGATCGTCAATGATCGATTTCAACGGCTTGCCCTCGACCGCACAATTGTGGATCCCGTGCAGGTCAGACGCCACGACATTGCTTCTCAACGGGAAAGAATCGGAAAAAGCGTGGGTGGTTTTTTGCCTTATATTTTTGTCTTAATGTGTTTTATGGGCTGTATGTATCCAGCCCTGGACCTGGGCGCAGGCGAAAAAGAACGCGCCACCCTCGAAACACTGCTCGTTGCTCCCGTCAGCAAAATTCAGATCTTGCTGGGCAAATGTGGCGTGATTGTCCTATCGGGATTTGCGTCAATCGCCAACAGTTTTATCGGTTTTTTTATCGCTGTTATGTTACAACGAGAAATTGTCGCAAGAATCCTCGACGCGCTACAGGGCATGTTCGAAATATCGTCCATCCTCCTGGTACTTTCTCTGTGCCTGCCCTTAACCATCTTTTTTGCCGCCGCCTTAATGTCCGTCTCCATCTTTGCCAAATCTTTCAAAGAAGCGCAGAGCATTATGGCGCCCCTCAACATCATCATTATTATTCCCGTGTTTATCGGCCTCTTACCGGGCATTGAACTCAATGCCATCACATCGCTCATACCGGTCTTAAATGTCTCGCTTGCATCAAAAGAAATTTTTGCAGGAACCATCAAACTGCCCCTATTGTTCGAAGTCTATGCCTCGCTCATCGCCCTTGCGGCTCTCAGCCTTTACGGTTGCGCCAGATGGTTTGAACGCGAAAGTACGATCTTTCGGGAGACTTAAATGGAACATCTCATAGGTGTCGCCATCTTTACACTTATCCTGATCCTTGTCATCGGCTATGCAATTTACGCACTTGTGAAAGGTGGTCGCAAAGGTGCAGGCGGATCGGCTACCACAATGCTCGGCGCAACAGACCTCATGCTCAACGAGGACAAAAAACGCGCAGCACAAGAAGTTGTACAGCAACGCGCTGGAGAAATCCGACATATTTCAGAGGATGATCGTGGTGAGGTTTCAAAGGATGAGACTGAGCGATAAGCTCTATTCTTCACATGCAAAACTTTAGGGAACAATGCATGGATACTTTTACAATTTATCTGGACACAGAAGACCCTCGACAGACAAAATTATTTGCCGTTCTCAGTATTGTAGTCGTAATCAATAGTATGTACCAGGGCTGGCGAACACTATCGCACGCGCACAATACCTTTGATTGGGTAGCAGGCACGATGCTACTGCTCGGCGGCATTGCATTGAGTATCATTTTAGGCATTGCCTCATACGCCCCAGAAAAATTTGGACGACCGCGTGTGGTATTCAGCAATGAGGGACTGGATATTAAAACAAAACGACGCGGACACGCTAAAAAAATATCCTGGGATGAAATCCAGACGATGCACCTCAAAATCAACGGCGTGGAAATCATTCCGAAAGCCCAACCCACACATCCCATTGAAATTCCAGCGGGCACATGTTCATACACGCAATTTCAGCAAATTAAAAAGAACCTGAAAGAGTACTCTGCCGAATATCACGTAGAGTCAAATTTCTGAGTGTCCGCCAAAAGGGCCAAAAAAGTAAAAGCCGACGTTTATGTGTCGGCTTTTGTGTTTTATGATGAGATTGATAAGCGGGCTACACAGGGACTGATTCCTTTGCTTGAACAGAGAGTTTCAAGCCAAGTTGCCTCAGGATGGAAATCAGGCTGGTAAACTGCGGATTGCCCTTCTCTGATAACATGCGATACATAGATTCACGGTTCAACTGTGCATCCTCAGCGAGCCGAGTCATACCATAAGCTTCTGCAACATTTCGGAGTGCCAATAGAAATAACTCATTCATATCTTCTTCCAGAGCCGCGTTCAAATATTCTGCGGCTTCTATAGGGTCTTGAAGTGCTTTAAGCAGTTCCGGCTTATATGGTCTCGATGTCTTGCTCATAACTCTCGCCTCCTGAAATCGGTCCAGAAGTTTTTAGCCAGCTCGATTGGCTGAAGGGGACTCGGCCTTCAGCAGTGATATATTCCTCAATCTGTCGGGGGATTGCTTCCTGCATATACTGAATGTAGCTTAAAAGCGACATTCTTGCAAGTGTCTTCTTGTAGATTCACCAGTGCGTCTTTTACTTTTGCCCACCGCTGTATATCTACTTATATTGACCAAAACGATCCGCCCAAAATTTGACCTACTTCTGAGAGATCACCTATGCGTCTATCTACATACCTGCTATCTGTACTCTTGAGTATATCTCCACTCGTCTTTGCCCAGCAGAAAAAGCCGCTGGATCACGATGTGTACGACATATGGAATCGCACGCATGCCAGCAATATTTCCGACAACGGACAATGGGCTTTTCTCTCTATCGGCCCGGACGAAAAAGACACCGAACTCCGCATCGCAAGCCTCACAGGTGACCGCTCCTATGCGATACCGCGCGGAGAAGCCATTCGATTCACCAGAGATTCGCGTTATATCGTCACCCTCATCAAAGCCTTCAAAGACTCGGTACAACAGGCAAAACGCGACAAGAAAAAACCCGAAGAATCGCCCAAAGACTCACTTGGCATCATCACCCTCGCCACGGGAGATATCTTTAAAGCCACCCGCGTCAAATCCTTCAAACTACCCAAAGAAAACGGAGGATGGGTCGCTTATTTGCTGGAAAAAGAAATCGCCAAAAAAGACAGTACTGTGAAAAAAAAGAAAAAAGCACACCAAACAGAAAAAAATGAAGAACAAACATCCAAACCCGAAAAACAGCCCGAGCAAAAGCCAGGACCTGAAGAAGCCAAAAAAGAAGAACCGAAAGATCCCAAAAAGAAAAAACGCAAAAAAGCCGAAGGCACCACACTCGTTCTCCGCAACCTCCAGACCAGTGCTGAAACGCGATATAACCACGTAATCTCCTACGCCTTCACAGAAAGCGGTTCGTATCTCATTTTTGCCGCCGCCAACAAAGACAGCACAGCCGATGGCATCTACGCCATTCGCACCAGCACGGGCGACACCACAGCCATACTCACGGGCGCGGGCGATTACAAAAAAATCACCACCGACGAATCCAGTCTCCATCTCGCATTTATTGCCAACCGCGACAGCTTTAACGCAGAGCAACAGGAATACGCCCTCTATTACTGGCCCGTTGGCTCGCGCAATAAGGCAAAAGAAATCGCCCGATCTGGAACGAAGGGCATACCCCCAAACTGGTGG
Protein-coding sequences here:
- a CDS encoding cupin domain-containing protein translates to MEERQMVIRNWQDATPTVGHETALIWSIFRQKGSAGLSEEEAPMLAASGFTLHMMQSRKAGDYHMHDDKEQIYYFTRGHGKMKIDDEIYPVEPGDAVHLPPYTYHQLINDSDDWIEHILVTVPVG
- a CDS encoding Gfo/Idh/MocA family oxidoreductase, with the translated sequence MDKLKLALIGCGGMGTRHLYGLRELAKTPFNNIELCALCDLNRDNAEMAAREAEQLLGSKPPVFTSIEEMAQAIPDLMAVDVVTDPSVHHTVVCEALDLGLHVLVEKPMAISVKACHAMNEAAERNGRKLSVAENYRRDPSARLTRHLLDTGRIGTPYMATLHALRGGNEIFITPWRHLKDRGGPLIDMGVHYADLIRYQLGNVVEVYGDTRLVEPVRKKQQSIGDRYEFYQQRFRAMPDEVPATAEDTAMAMMKMESGVMVSFIVGIGGHGACRSQLILGDKGCLQSYGSRGSQAIWQSGDGEVRDQNAILSAVDDFELHPLLDHFFPTKNSVGDQAVDWKLIAYEQYELACAVLNDDPIEVDGLEGMKDVAAIYAICESARAGRTVTAAEIESGELYEYQAEIDAALNINT
- a CDS encoding ATP-binding cassette domain-containing protein translates to MVIAKNIVKTFKLSRQQKREMGDGFEGNTIDAVCDISFTCQPGRVFALLGPNGAGKTTALRMIATMLKPTSGSISVAEYDTVTQSQAVRENLGFLTGNTGLYDRLTPNEMVRYFADLHGMNSADYNTRRDHLFALLDMEAFANRRIGKLSTGMKQKVSIVRTIIHDPDVIVFDEPTDGLDVVTSRNIVHLIRDCRDAGKTVIFSTHRMGEVSLLSDDLAIIHKGQLQFNGTLEDFQNQMQTPTLEDEFIRIVENE
- a CDS encoding ABC transporter permease; protein product: MKTILTIFKKEFKDITRDRRSMMMMFIIPMLLFPLLFTIAAVFTARQTQKVRTKTLEVALITNGNAEAFRETLLKRDDLKIREDITEDIIPQLIRSDSIDAAIRVDEQFDAQITDLQRGQIHLYFKSSRDMDASRNRLTSLIRDYENQIVNDRFQRLALDRTIVDPVQVRRHDIASQRERIGKSVGGFLPYIFVLMCFMGCMYPALDLGAGEKERATLETLLVAPVSKIQILLGKCGVIVLSGFASIANSFIGFFIAVMLQREIVARILDALQGMFEISSILLVLSLCLPLTIFFAAALMSVSIFAKSFKEAQSIMAPLNIIIIIPVFIGLLPGIELNAITSLIPVLNVSLASKEIFAGTIKLPLLFEVYASLIALAALSLYGCARWFERESTIFRET
- a CDS encoding putative addiction module antidote protein: MSKTSRPYKPELLKALQDPIEAAEYLNAALEEDMNELFLLALRNVAEAYGMTRLAEDAQLNRESMYRMLSEKGNPQFTSLISILRQLGLKLSVQAKESVPV